In a genomic window of Deltaproteobacteria bacterium HGW-Deltaproteobacteria-2:
- a CDS encoding NAD-dependent protein deacylase, whose protein sequence is MSSIEQAAKIISSARKGAAFTGAGISAASGISTYRDSGGLWDRYGSQGMLNVLAKHPDKTHEILDGFFSALEKARPNPAHLAIAQLEEMGHLEAVITQNVDNLHREAGSKSVYELHGNLFRFRCMTCGRKQGSRREAFFEIVRPVLNKADAFSLEALLNAFPKCKCGGMTRPDFVSFGEAVQDLPEAKIAAQTCDVMLIVGTSGVVYPAAALPEIAKSSGACLIEINWKESELTSLCNLSIRAQATDALPRILACLTPSKTP, encoded by the coding sequence ATGTCTTCCATTGAACAAGCGGCTAAAATCATTTCTTCGGCCCGGAAAGGCGCGGCTTTTACGGGGGCCGGCATTTCCGCTGCCAGCGGTATATCCACCTACCGGGATTCCGGCGGATTGTGGGATCGTTACGGATCACAGGGCATGCTCAATGTCTTAGCCAAACATCCGGACAAGACGCATGAGATTTTGGACGGTTTCTTCTCTGCCCTGGAAAAAGCCCGGCCGAATCCGGCGCACCTGGCCATTGCCCAACTCGAAGAAATGGGTCACCTTGAGGCTGTCATTACCCAGAATGTGGACAATCTCCACAGGGAAGCCGGAAGCAAGTCCGTCTACGAATTGCATGGAAACCTGTTCCGGTTTCGCTGCATGACCTGCGGGAGGAAACAAGGATCTAGGCGGGAGGCTTTTTTTGAGATCGTCCGCCCGGTGCTGAACAAAGCCGATGCATTTTCTTTGGAAGCGTTGTTGAATGCCTTTCCCAAATGCAAATGCGGGGGAATGACACGGCCGGACTTTGTCAGTTTTGGGGAGGCCGTTCAGGATTTGCCCGAGGCGAAAATCGCCGCTCAAACCTGCGATGTCATGTTGATCGTAGGTACCTCAGGCGTGGTCTACCCGGCGGCCGCTTTGCCTGAAATTGCTAAATCCTCTGGTGCGTGCCTCATAGAGATCAATTGGAAGGAATCGGAACTGACCTCTTTGTGCAATCTCTCAATCCGGGCTCAGGCAACCGATGCCTTGCCCCGGATTCTGGCATGTCTAACGCCTTCAAAAACACCGTGA
- a CDS encoding radical SAM protein, whose amino-acid sequence MKFKLIYPKWEKLDRQTRFILPPHGPVVFAATLPDYVEVDFIDENIQEIDFDQPADFVGISVMLTAQIKRGWEIADKFREKGIKVMMGGIATMLHAEETQQHADCVFLGEAEGRMEQVFSDFRNGKLQKVYDYMQDLPAIETVGTARRSILDREVYNYRGIQMVDLVHASRGCRFNCYPCAVRFLGGKKFRPRPLDKVVEELSSINNNRLFLVDNSLAQDKQWEIDLFREMIPLKKKFCCHPIEDDDKVLDLAARAGAWFVYQAIFDSSDFIRDRVKRYHDYGIAVEGSILMGLDYHDENYIKKLVDFLLEIDLDMAEFTVLTPFPHTRTFDDLHNEKRIFSYDWNDYTCGKVVFQPKLLTSDELQSLYYYAWDKFYEEEPQNYKMFKMLKNVVDKEKVDGTYKPRVRQPVTQERKF is encoded by the coding sequence ATGAAATTTAAACTGATTTATCCAAAATGGGAAAAGCTGGATCGTCAAACACGGTTTATTCTGCCGCCGCACGGACCGGTTGTTTTTGCCGCTACTTTGCCTGATTATGTAGAAGTGGATTTTATCGACGAAAACATACAGGAAATTGATTTTGACCAGCCTGCCGATTTTGTCGGTATTTCGGTCATGCTGACGGCACAAATAAAACGCGGCTGGGAAATAGCCGACAAGTTTCGCGAAAAAGGGATCAAGGTAATGATGGGCGGTATCGCCACCATGCTGCACGCCGAAGAAACACAACAACACGCCGACTGCGTTTTTCTGGGAGAAGCCGAAGGCCGGATGGAGCAGGTGTTTTCTGATTTCCGGAATGGCAAATTGCAGAAGGTATACGACTATATGCAGGATTTACCTGCTATTGAAACTGTCGGTACTGCACGCCGCAGCATTTTAGATCGCGAGGTTTATAATTATCGCGGCATCCAGATGGTTGATCTGGTGCACGCCTCACGTGGCTGCCGCTTTAATTGTTATCCTTGCGCAGTGAGATTCCTGGGTGGTAAAAAATTCCGTCCCCGCCCACTGGATAAAGTTGTCGAAGAATTGTCCAGTATCAACAACAACAGGCTTTTTCTGGTGGATAATTCGCTGGCGCAGGACAAACAATGGGAAATAGATTTATTCAGAGAAATGATTCCGCTGAAGAAGAAGTTTTGCTGTCATCCCATTGAAGATGACGACAAGGTGCTGGATCTGGCAGCGCGGGCTGGTGCATGGTTTGTTTATCAGGCAATTTTTGATTCTTCCGATTTTATCCGCGACCGTGTCAAGCGCTATCACGACTATGGCATCGCCGTGGAAGGAAGCATTTTGATGGGCCTCGATTATCACGACGAAAATTATATAAAGAAGCTGGTTGATTTTCTGCTGGAAATCGATTTGGATATGGCGGAATTCACCGTGCTTACTCCTTTTCCGCATACACGCACTTTTGATGATTTGCACAACGAAAAAAGAATTTTTTCTTACGACTGGAATGATTATACTTGCGGAAAAGTTGTTTTTCAGCCTAAATTATTAACTTCGGATGAATTGCAGTCGCTTTATTATTACGCCTGGGACAAATTTTACGAGGAAGAACCTCAAAATTATAAAATGTTCAAGATGTTGAAAAATGTTGTGGATAAAGAAAAAGTGGACGGGACGTACAAGCCACGCGTGCGTCAACCGGTAACACAGGAAAGGAAATTTTAG
- a CDS encoding DUF2905 domain-containing protein — protein MEFSTQQIGKFLILTGVLIALAGALLMILGRAGLFKLPGDFVLSGKNWKIYFPVATSIVISIILTIIIWIINYFRK, from the coding sequence ATGGAATTCAGTACACAACAAATAGGTAAATTTTTAATTCTAACAGGAGTTTTGATTGCGCTGGCGGGAGCGTTGTTAATGATTTTAGGGCGTGCAGGTTTGTTCAAATTGCCCGGTGATTTTGTATTAAGCGGTAAAAACTGGAAAATCTATTTCCCTGTAGCCACCAGTATAGTAATATCAATTATACTGACTATTATCATTTGGATAATAAATTATTTCCGTAAATAA